The window TTGGTGTCGCAGTTTGATAACTCCGTGGCAGAAAGTGCAGGCCTTCTGAAGATGGACTTCCTGGGACTGAGAACGTTGACTATTATTAAGGATGCACTGAAGCTTGTAAAAGCAAGGCATGGTATCGATATTGATCCGGATCTCATTCCGCTTGATGATGCTAAAACTTATCAGCTGTTTAAAGAAGGACGAACAGTAGGGATTTTCCAGTATGAAAGTCCCGGAATGCAGAAGTACATGAGGGAGCTTAAGCCTACCGTTTTTGCCGATCTTATTGCTATGAATGCCCTCTACCGTCCAGGTCCCATCAAGTATATTCCAAACTTCATCAACAGAAAGCACGGAATTGAAGAGATCGTTTATGACTTACCGGAAACCGAAGAATACTTAAAAGAAACCTACGGAATTACTGTTTATCAGGAGCAGGTAATGCTTTTGTCCCAGAAACTGGCCAACTTTACCAAAGGTGAAGCCGATACCTTGAGAAAGGCGATGGGTAAAAAACAAATCGACGTCCTGAATAAAATGTACCCGAAATTCATTGAAGGAGGCAGGAAAAATAACCTGAATGAAGAAAGACTGGAAAAAATCTGGAACGACTGGAAGGCCTTTGCAGAATATGCCTTCAATAAGTCCCACTCCACGTGTTATGCATTCATTGCCTATCAGACAGCCTATCTTAAGGCGAATTACCCGGCTGAATATATGGCAAGTGTAATGAGTAATAACATTAACAATACAGACTCTATTACCATGTTCATGGAAGATTGTAAAAGTATGGGAGTTGATGTATTGGGACCGGATGTGAATGAATCACAATATAAATTTTCTGTAAACGAAAAAGGACAGATCCGTTTCGGATTGGGAGCTATCAAAGGAATTGGTGAAGGACCAAGTGAAGGGATCACAAGAGAAAGAGAAAACGGAAGATTTAAAAATATTTACGATTTCTTCGAAAGAATAATGCCTTCGCAGATGAACAAAAGGGTAGCGGAGAGTTTGGTACTTGCAGGGGCTTTCGATGAATTGGATTCTTTCCACAGAGGTCAGTATTTTGATATTGATATGGCTGGAAAAACAAACCTGGAAAGATTAATCCGATATGGGCAGAGCTTCCAGGAAAGTAAAAATGAAATGGAACATTCTTTATTTGCAGACTTTGCAGAAGAGGTTCAGATTGAACAGCCGAAATTAGCCCCATGCCCGGAATGGCCGAATATGCATAAGCTTAACAAAGAAAAGGAGATCATTGGTTTCTATCTTTCTGCCCACCCCTTGGATGAATTTAAATATCAGTTTCAGTTTATGCAGGGGCAGCTTTCCAAAAAATCGGTTCTGGAGAAAAACGAAGATAAAGTAGGTACAGACGAGGCACCTGTTTTGGAACCAGACGCCCAGGATGAGGCCGTGGATCTTACGGAAATTGTATCGGATGATGTAGTGGCAGGCGAAGAGGAAGTAGTGGAAGAGGTGATTAAAAAGGCAGAACCAAAAGGGAATTTCTTATTCCTGAATCTGGATGAGGTAGATGCCTATAAAGAACAGGCTTTCGCAAATAAGCAGGAAGAGCTGTTCGAAGAGAAAAAGAAAGACTGGAAAACCCTTCAGAAAGAAAGAGAAAATGGCGGCGGAGGAAAAGAATATACCGTTGCAGGCCTGATTACAGAATATAGAGTCCAGGATGGTTTCAGAAGTGGAGAAAAAGTGGCTTTTGTTACCCTGGAAGATTATTCGGGATCCTATTCATTCAGATTGGGAGACAGGGATTATATGAGGTTGAAGGAAAAGCTTGAAGTGCAGAGGTTTGTTATTTTTAAAATCAAATTTGCTCAGGTGAAAGATGGAAGAGTCTTTGTGAATGTCAATGATGTGATAGAGCTTCAGGAAGCATTTGAACGTTTTGCGAAAAGTATATCGCTGGTGATGGATGTGATGGATGTGAGACCTGAAGATCTCGACTTTTTCAGGACAGTGCTCGACAGAAACAAAGGAAATCAAAAGCTGAAATTTTTTATCAAAAACCTTGAGGATGATTCCCACATTGAAGTGCAGTCTATGAAACATTCAGTAGATCTCAATGGAGATTTGATTAAGGAAATTCAACTTCTCAATAAATATGAATTTTATCTCAATTAAGAAAAATTTATTTTCATTTAAATAGTGGCTTTAGCCACTATTTTTTTTGTCTACATATTGAATATAATGATGAAAATTTACAAATAGGTTTTTATGTTAAATAGAAAAATTTTCTAAAGTCTAGTTTAATTATGAGGTAATTTAAAATTTTGATTATCAATAGATTGATATTTTTCATTAAATTGCGAATTAATTGTTAAAATCAAATAAACGTTTGATTTTATTTTGTTTTAATGTTGTTTTTGTTCTGTATTGTGTAATGATTTATGATAATTTTTAATATTTTTTGTAATAATCCGATTTATATTTATACATTTACAGCCCTAACTTTTTATTATTATATTTATTTATGAAGAGATTATTACTTTCGTGTCTGACCGCATTTTATTACTGTGTGTCTGCACAGGTGGGTCCACCTCAGCTTACCACCCCTAATACAAGTAACGGATATGGCTTTGCGCAGTCTTCCGGCACTTATACACCATTGTCTGCGAGCAGAACAATATGGCAGTCCGGTGCAACAATAGGAACAGATTTGGTCTCAGGGGCTATTCCTTTGCCAGGCCCTTTTACTTTTAATAACCAGAAGTATAGTTCTGTTTATATCAGTAACAACGGCTTTATTACATTTGGAGTTCCCGCTTCCAGTTCTACTTACACAGGATTATCTTCCGATATTTCACCAACTACTTACGAAGGAGCTTTTGCAGGTTTTGCTGTCAACTTGCGCAATGCGAATACTACAACGTCTGAGATTGCCTATGAAACGGTTGGGTCCAAATTTATTGTGCAATATACAGATGTACAGGGGAATTCTGCTTCTTCAGCACAGCTTCTAAATTTTCAGATTCAATTAGATTTTACTGCAAAAACAGTTGCTATTGTATATGGAAACTGTGTTTCCGGAACAGCAACTCTTACAGGACAGGTAGGGATAAGAGGATCGGAAAGTTCTGATGTAAATAATTTAACAGGGACAAACTGGTCTTCTCTTGCTGTAGGATCGTCAAACAGCTCCACAGCCACTTTAGGAACTACAAACGGAACAACAGTTCCTGCCTCCGGATTGACATTTACTTACACTCCGGGTACATGGCAAACCCCGCCTGCAACGTATGCTACATTACCTTTTACAGAAAGTTTTAGTGCGTGGGAAAATGGTAATTCAACCTCAGACCTGCCAAATGCCAGCTATTGGAGAACATGGCCGGCGAGAGGGGATAACTCCTGGAGACAGAGCGATATTACAACAACAGGATTTACATCGGCTTCTGGGTGGACTGGTACTAGTGGATCTGCTACAGTTGCTAGCCCTGCAGTAGCTCCAGCAGCCCGATTCCACTCTTTCAACTGCCAGTATGCATCCGGATATATGGACTTATACGTTAATCTCTCTTCGGGTTCTGGTAACAGATACTTAAGTTTTGATTATATCAACCCTTCAGGGACTGATGTTCTGAAAATTCAGATTTCTACAGATGGTGGAAATACATTTACAGATGTAGGGTCAGCATTGGGAGTAGCAGCATCATGGACTTCTAACTTTTTAGATTTGGGATCATCCAGTCCTAATGCAATCGTAAGGTTCTTGGCTAAAGGAGATAACGGAAGTGACGATATTTATGTAGATAACGTTAAAATTTCTGCTATTACAATTCCAGATTGTACAATAATAACGGCCCCTGCTAATGCAGCAACAGGAGTATCCGTAACACCAAATATCAAATGGAATCCTATAGCTGGAGCAACGTCTTACAAACTAAGCGTAGGAACTACGCCGGGAGGTACAAATGTTATGAATGCTGTAGATGTAGGAAACGTGGTTACGTATACGCTTCCGACAGCCAATCAGTTATTGTATAACACCACCTATTATGCAACAGTACAACCATCCAGTAGCTACGGTACAGCTACTGCATGTAACCCGGTATCATTTGTTACTAAAAATATCGGTTGTCCTTCCGTTACTGCACCAGCATCATCTGCAACAGGAGTTTCTCTAACACCTACAATTACATGGGGAGCGGTAACAGATGCTACCGGATATAAACTTTCCATCGGCACTGCAACTGGGGGAACAGATGTCATGAATAATGTTGATTTAGGAAATGTTACAACTTATACCCTTTCCACTCCATTAAATAATTCAACGAAATATTACTATACAGTTAACGCTTATACACCAACAAGTAACTCGGCTTCATGTACAGAACGTAATTTTACGACGGTTTGTAATGCGGAAAATGCCCCAACGGTACCGCAAAACTTTACCGCATTTACTCCAACATGCTGGTCAGTTGCTAAAGGAGATGTTACAGCTTCATCTACTCTAACATACGGATCAAGCAAATGGGCTGCTGAGACTGGTTTTGCTAATGCAGGATCTAATGCAGCCGTAAGAATCAATTTATACGGAACCAATACCGGGGATTGGTTGATTTCTCAACCAATTAATCTTGGAGCTACCCCAGGTATGTTTAGAATGAAGTATAAAATGGCCGTTACCAGCTATTTGGGAACTACTTCACAAACAACTTTAGGTACTCATCAGGTGAGAGTTATTGTGTCCACAGATGGTGGTACTACATGGAGTAACACAAACGTTATAAAAACTTATACGGGAGCAGCAACATATTCTAATACAGGACAAACAGAAACAATTAACCTTGCAGGATATTCGGGGAATGTTAAAATTGCTTTTGTTGCAACAACAAGTTCCAATACTCCCGATATTGACTTCCATGTTGATGATTTTGTGGTAGAAGCTATTCCAACTTGTCCGGAACCGGTTTCTCCTGTAGTGGCTAACGCTACGGTTTCTACTGCCGATCTATCCTGGACAGCTCCTGCTACACCACCAGCTAATGGTTACGAATATTATTACACCACCAATAGTGCCGTTCCTACTAATGCTACAGCAGCTAGTGGAACAAGTAATACTACTTCAGCTCCTTTATCTGGTTTGGCTCCAAGCAGTACATATTATGTTTGGGTAAGATCAGTTTGCAGCTCAGCAGATAAGAGCCCTTGGGTAGGGCCGGCTACTTTTAATACTGCTTGCGGAACAGTGATGGCTCCTTTTGCCCAGAATTTTGATAATGGAGTAGCGCCATACTGTTGGAATAATGTGAATCCTACAGCAACAACTACTGACGCAACCCTTTTCTGGAAGTTTGCAGGATCTGCAGACTATGGTGCAAGTCCGGCTAATAACGGAAAAGCTGCAGGTACATATGCATGGGTAGATGCAAGTTCACCATATTCAGGAGCAGGTGCAAATACTGTACAATTGGTTACTCCTTCTGTAAATTTAACAGGTTTAACAGCCCCGCTTGTTTCTTTTGATTGGTTCAAAAATCATTCTACAGTATCTACTACTACCGTTTCACCTTCTACATATGATAATAATAAACTTACTGTGGAGGTAAACAATGGAAATGGATGGGTTGTTATTTTTAGTGATAATACCAACTTAAATCAGTGGAGAACAGTAGCTATTCCGTTAGCAGCTTCTTATATCGGGACTACTATACAGGTTAGATTTACTGTTGATAAAAATGTGAGTGGTAACGGATTCTACTATGATGACATTCTTTTAGATAATGTTGAAATAAAGCAAAACACTAGTTTGGCAACTTCTGAAACTGTAATAAAAGAGAATAAGATTAATGTATACCCTAATCCGTTTACTGATACGTTAACAATCTCTGACATATCTAAGGTGAAATCTGTTTCCATCGTAGATGTTTCTGGAAGATTGGTTAAAACTATTGAAACTCCTGCTTCAGTACTTCAATTGAGAGATCTGAAAGAAGGATTATATTTGGTAGTACTCAATATGAAAGATGGCTCTAAACAAACTGTTAAGGCTATCAAAAGATAAAAAAAATCTTTAAAAAATATGAAGAGAGGTTGCTCAGCTTGAGCAGCCTCTTTTTTTGTGGTAAAATTGCTGATTATTAAAAGGAAATATTAATACGTTATCATATATTGATGAAAATATTTTTTTTATTGTTGAATTTCACTAGATTTGATTCATTAATACTATATTATATGAAAAATATTTTACTTGTTGGTTTCTTGATGACCGGCTTTTTATCCTCCGCGCAGACTTATTGTACGCCTGCGTTTGCTAGTGGGTGTAGCGGAGGAGACGTGATTGATACCTTTAAAATTCCGGGAGCCGGATTTAATCATCAGGATACAGGCTGTTCTGCTGGTGCATATGGAGATTTTACTTCCATGACAATTAACCTGAACGCAGGCTTAAGTTATGATTTTACAGTTAAACATGATTACAGTGATCAGAATGTACGCATTTGGATAGACTTTAATAATGACGGAACGTTTGATGACAGCACTCCTGAATTGGTAGCTTCTGCAAGCAGCGATTTTATAGGCGGTGCTAATATGACTACCGGACAAATAACGATTCCGTCTACCGTAACTCCGGGTTCCTATAGAATGAGAGTAGGTGACAGGTTCTCCAGTGAGCCTATTCCTTGTAATATTGACGGATATGGAGAAGCTCATGATTATACCGTTGTTATTGGATCGGTTCCCACTTGTTTTGCACCAACCGCTTTAACAGTGTCTGGGATCACCAGCAGTACCGCTCAGATTTCATGGACAGCTCCAACTTCTGCTCCGGCTGGCGGCTATGAATATTATTATTCAACTTCAGGTACTTATCCTGCTCCTACAACGGTAGCTTCCGGAACAAGCACCACGCTTAGTGCTAATTTACCTTCTACACTTACTCCTGCTACTCCTTATTATGTATGGGTGCGTTCTGTATGTAGCGGATCAGATAAAAGTGCATGGTCTTCCGCAGCTACATTTATGACATCTTGTGTTTCTGTAGGAGTGCCCTATGCATTGGATTTTGAAAATGTAACAACTCCGGACCTTCCGCAATGTACCTCAGTAGTTAATGACGGATCCGGAAATATGTGGAAAACAGGTGATCTTGATGCTCAGGGATTTGTGGGGAACGTTCTTCAGTATTCATATGATTATGCCAATAGTGCAGATACATGGTTCTTCACTAATGGAATTAACCTTACAGCAGGGGTGGCATACAGAATCAAATATAAATATGCCAATGCTGAAGGATTTGTGTATGAAGAAAAATTAAAAGTAGCCTATGGAACTTCAGCTACAGGTGCCGGGATGACCAATATCCTGGCAGATCATCCTAATATTGTTTCAAGTACAGCAACAAGTGCATTTGTCAACTTCACACCTTCTGCTACTGGTGTATATTATTTTGGATTCCAGGCATATTCAGATGCGAATATGAACCAGCTGTATGTTGATGATATCAGCATAGATGTAGCACCTGCATGTAGCGAACCTACAGCAGTTACCACTTCAAATATTACAGCAAACGGAACTACTGTTTCCTGGACGGCTGCTACGCCTGTACCGGCGAGTGGGTATGATATTTATTACAGTACAACCAATACAGCCCCTACAGCAACAACTACACCTAACTTTACAGGAATTACTGCAACTACTTATAATATTCCTAGTTTAGCTCCTGCTACTACTTATTATATATGGGTGAGATCTGCCTGTACAGCCACCAGCAAAAGTGTATGGAGCACGAATGCTGCATTTACCACTCTTTGTGTAAGTACAGGTTTACCCTATACACTGGATTTTGAAAATGTTACTGTTCCTGCTCTTCCTGGCTGTACAATAGCTGTAAATGGAGGAACCGGAAATAACTGGGAAACATCCGATCCACCATCAGATAGCCAGGGCTTTGCAACCAATGTATTGAGATATCACTATAACTCTACCAATCCTGCCAATACATGGTTCTATACTCAGGGGTTGAGCCTTACAGCGGGAGTTCAATATACAATCAGCTATAAATATGGAAATAATTCATCTATTTACGAAGAAAAATTAAAAGTAGCTTACGGAACATCACCTGCTGCCTCAGCAATGACTAATTCTGTGGCAGATTATCCTGCAATTAACGATGAAACTGCTCATACAGAATCAATTACCTTTACAGTTCCTGCGACAGGCGTGTACTACTTTGGATTTAATGCGTACTCAGATGCCAATCAATATAATCTGTATGTTGATGATATTAGTATTAATAATGCCAACCTTGCAGTATCTGAAGTTTCTGCAGCGAAAAACGGCATTAAAGTATATCCTAATCCATTCACGGATGTATTGAATATCTCTGAGGTGAAAAATGTGAAAAATGTATCTGTAACAGATGCTGCAGGAAGATTAGTGAAAACAATTGCTAACCCTGAATCTACCATTCATTTAGGAGGTTTAATGCAGGGTGTTTATCTGGTAACTTTAGAAATGAAAGACGGTTCTAAACAGACCATCAAAGCCATTAAAAAATAATTCATCATTTAAATAAAAAGAAAAAGACGGGTCATCAATGGCCTGTCTTTTTTGTGAAGTACATATTGTTTTTTTGAATAGTGTCGGATCAAAAAAAAGATGAGTGATATTTCACTCATCTTTTGTATGTTATTGTATGGTCATCATTTATTTGGTACCGGTTGAATTTCTCCTTTATTGAGAAGGTCAAAAACGGTAGGGAAGAACATTGCTAATATAAAGTAAACAATGATCATCAGTACAATAAGTACAAAAAGGATGATGACTAAACTATTGGGCCTGTTTTTCTTTTGTGGTTCCATGATTTTGCGGTATTTGATGAATAAATTTTTCTTATACGAAATATTAAGCTAATTTCTTGCCACATTTCTTGCAATACCTTGCATCATCATCAATATCTTCATTCCCGCAGCGCTCGCAGATCAGTTCCAGGTTTTGTCTCTTGTTCCTCATCTCTGCCGTTACAATACCTGTAGGAACTGCAATAATGGAGTAACCGGCAAGCATCAGGACCACTGCAAAAAACTTTCCTAAAGGCGTAATAGGAGAGACATCACCATATCCTACCGTAGTTACCGTGACTACCGCCCAATAGATAGATTGAGGGATGGTCTCAAATCCCGGCCGGCCGCCTTCTACCATAAACATAAGTGATCCTACAATCACCGAAAAGATAATCAGGAATAGGAGGAAGATATAAATTTTTCTCGAACTGTTTTTCAAAGCCCGTACAATAAGATACCCATCATTCATAAAATCCAGCAGGTTGAAAATTCGGAAGATTCTCAGCATCCTCAGCATTCTGAAAATCAGAAAATATTTGGTAATCGGGAAGAAAAAGCTGAGGTAAAAAGGAACAAGTGCCAGAAAATCTATAATCCCGAAAAAACTGAAAATATAGTTTCTTTTATTTTTTACCACCGCAATCCGCATAGAATATTCCATCGTAAAAAATATGGAAATAATCCATTCAAGGATCACGAAGGTATAATGAAATCTTCTGTCAAGCTGAGGTACGCTTTCCATCATGATGATAGCGGTACTTACAAGAATTAAGGACAGTAATATAATATCGAACAGCTTTCCGAGTCTTGTATCGGAACGGTAAATGATTCGGTAAAGGTATCTTTTCCAAAGAGTGTCTTCAGGAATAAGATTGTGTTCTCTTTCCATTGATATAGGATTATTTCAGGCTTATACCAGCCATTTTTATAAAGTATAAGGTAAATATATGACTGTTAAAAGAATTGTACAACTATTAAAATATTCTTTAGGGTTTTGGCAAAATTAATATCTTCGCTGTAACCGTAAAATATAAATTAATGAAGCTAAAAACTGTACTAGCAAAGATTGAAGAGGAAATAAGTATCAGACAGGCAGAAGATTTTGATAATGTAGGACTTTTGTGTGGTGTTTATGACCGGGATGTATCGGGGATTCTGGTTTGCCATGATGCTTTGGAAAATGTGGTAGATGAAGCCATTGAGAGAAACTGCAATCTGATTGTATGTTTTCATCCCATTATATTTTCCGGACTGAAATCTTTAACAGGGAAAAACTATGTAGAAAGAGCTGTTTTAAAGGCAATCGAAAATAAAGTAGCCATCTATGCCATTCATACTGCATTTGATAATGATTTCTTTGGAGTGAATCATGGAATATGCACTCAGTTGGGATTAAAAAATAGGAAGATCCTTCAGCCGAAAGAAAATAATTTAAAACAACTTACCGTTTTTGTCCCGAAAGAATATTCAGAAAAAGTAAAAGAAGCCATGTTCTCAGCAGGAGCCGGAAGTATAGGATTCTATGACGAATGCAGCTTTACAGTGAACGGAAACGGTACATTCCGCCCGGTAGAAGGTTCAAATCCTTTCTCCGGAAATAAGGGAATCCGTGAAAATGCCGATGAAGATATGATCTCTGTAATTTTTGAAGGGTTTAAACAGGGGCAGATTGTAGGAGCCATGAAAGCGGCACATCCTTACGAAGAAGTTGCCCATCAGGTTTATAGTCTGGATAATAAAAACCATCATGTGGGATTGGGCATGTACGGTGATCTGGAAGAGGAAATGGATGAAAAGGATTTCCTGGGGTTTGTAAAAGAAAAATTCGGACTGGAAGTGATAAAACATTCCTCTTTCAATCATAAAAAAATCAAAAGAGTAGGAGTGCTTGGCGGTTCAGGAGCCAGTGGTATACGATCCGCAGCAGCCAGGAAATGTGACGCCTATCTCACGGGAGATCTTAAATATCACGACTATTTTTTAGCAGAGTCTAAAATGCTGATCTGTGATATAGGACATTATGAATCAGAACAATTTGTAACCCAACAATTATTTGAAATTTTGTCACAAAAATTTAGTACATTTGCAATTTCAAAATCTATTGAAAAAACAAACCCAGTAAATTATTTCATTTAAATATGGCAAAAACCAACGATATTTCAGTTGAAGAAAAATTAAGAGCTTTATACGATTTACAGATCATTGATTCAAGATTGGATGAAATCCGAAATACCAGAGGAGAATTGCCAATTGAAGTTGAAGATC of the Chryseobacterium aureum genome contains:
- a CDS encoding T9SS type A sorting domain-containing protein, whose product is MKRLLLSCLTAFYYCVSAQVGPPQLTTPNTSNGYGFAQSSGTYTPLSASRTIWQSGATIGTDLVSGAIPLPGPFTFNNQKYSSVYISNNGFITFGVPASSSTYTGLSSDISPTTYEGAFAGFAVNLRNANTTTSEIAYETVGSKFIVQYTDVQGNSASSAQLLNFQIQLDFTAKTVAIVYGNCVSGTATLTGQVGIRGSESSDVNNLTGTNWSSLAVGSSNSSTATLGTTNGTTVPASGLTFTYTPGTWQTPPATYATLPFTESFSAWENGNSTSDLPNASYWRTWPARGDNSWRQSDITTTGFTSASGWTGTSGSATVASPAVAPAARFHSFNCQYASGYMDLYVNLSSGSGNRYLSFDYINPSGTDVLKIQISTDGGNTFTDVGSALGVAASWTSNFLDLGSSSPNAIVRFLAKGDNGSDDIYVDNVKISAITIPDCTIITAPANAATGVSVTPNIKWNPIAGATSYKLSVGTTPGGTNVMNAVDVGNVVTYTLPTANQLLYNTTYYATVQPSSSYGTATACNPVSFVTKNIGCPSVTAPASSATGVSLTPTITWGAVTDATGYKLSIGTATGGTDVMNNVDLGNVTTYTLSTPLNNSTKYYYTVNAYTPTSNSASCTERNFTTVCNAENAPTVPQNFTAFTPTCWSVAKGDVTASSTLTYGSSKWAAETGFANAGSNAAVRINLYGTNTGDWLISQPINLGATPGMFRMKYKMAVTSYLGTTSQTTLGTHQVRVIVSTDGGTTWSNTNVIKTYTGAATYSNTGQTETINLAGYSGNVKIAFVATTSSNTPDIDFHVDDFVVEAIPTCPEPVSPVVANATVSTADLSWTAPATPPANGYEYYYTTNSAVPTNATAASGTSNTTSAPLSGLAPSSTYYVWVRSVCSSADKSPWVGPATFNTACGTVMAPFAQNFDNGVAPYCWNNVNPTATTTDATLFWKFAGSADYGASPANNGKAAGTYAWVDASSPYSGAGANTVQLVTPSVNLTGLTAPLVSFDWFKNHSTVSTTTVSPSTYDNNKLTVEVNNGNGWVVIFSDNTNLNQWRTVAIPLAASYIGTTIQVRFTVDKNVSGNGFYYDDILLDNVEIKQNTSLATSETVIKENKINVYPNPFTDTLTISDISKVKSVSIVDVSGRLVKTIETPASVLQLRDLKEGLYLVVLNMKDGSKQTVKAIKR
- a CDS encoding GEVED domain-containing protein, with product MKNILLVGFLMTGFLSSAQTYCTPAFASGCSGGDVIDTFKIPGAGFNHQDTGCSAGAYGDFTSMTINLNAGLSYDFTVKHDYSDQNVRIWIDFNNDGTFDDSTPELVASASSDFIGGANMTTGQITIPSTVTPGSYRMRVGDRFSSEPIPCNIDGYGEAHDYTVVIGSVPTCFAPTALTVSGITSSTAQISWTAPTSAPAGGYEYYYSTSGTYPAPTTVASGTSTTLSANLPSTLTPATPYYVWVRSVCSGSDKSAWSSAATFMTSCVSVGVPYALDFENVTTPDLPQCTSVVNDGSGNMWKTGDLDAQGFVGNVLQYSYDYANSADTWFFTNGINLTAGVAYRIKYKYANAEGFVYEEKLKVAYGTSATGAGMTNILADHPNIVSSTATSAFVNFTPSATGVYYFGFQAYSDANMNQLYVDDISIDVAPACSEPTAVTTSNITANGTTVSWTAATPVPASGYDIYYSTTNTAPTATTTPNFTGITATTYNIPSLAPATTYYIWVRSACTATSKSVWSTNAAFTTLCVSTGLPYTLDFENVTVPALPGCTIAVNGGTGNNWETSDPPSDSQGFATNVLRYHYNSTNPANTWFYTQGLSLTAGVQYTISYKYGNNSSIYEEKLKVAYGTSPAASAMTNSVADYPAINDETAHTESITFTVPATGVYYFGFNAYSDANQYNLYVDDISINNANLAVSEVSAAKNGIKVYPNPFTDVLNISEVKNVKNVSVTDAAGRLVKTIANPESTIHLGGLMQGVYLVTLEMKDGSKQTIKAIKK
- a CDS encoding ion transporter, which gives rise to MEREHNLIPEDTLWKRYLYRIIYRSDTRLGKLFDIILLSLILVSTAIIMMESVPQLDRRFHYTFVILEWIISIFFTMEYSMRIAVVKNKRNYIFSFFGIIDFLALVPFYLSFFFPITKYFLIFRMLRMLRIFRIFNLLDFMNDGYLIVRALKNSSRKIYIFLLFLIIFSVIVGSLMFMVEGGRPGFETIPQSIYWAVVTVTTVGYGDVSPITPLGKFFAVVLMLAGYSIIAVPTGIVTAEMRNKRQNLELICERCGNEDIDDDARYCKKCGKKLA
- a CDS encoding Nif3-like dinuclear metal center hexameric protein — protein: MKLKTVLAKIEEEISIRQAEDFDNVGLLCGVYDRDVSGILVCHDALENVVDEAIERNCNLIVCFHPIIFSGLKSLTGKNYVERAVLKAIENKVAIYAIHTAFDNDFFGVNHGICTQLGLKNRKILQPKENNLKQLTVFVPKEYSEKVKEAMFSAGAGSIGFYDECSFTVNGNGTFRPVEGSNPFSGNKGIRENADEDMISVIFEGFKQGQIVGAMKAAHPYEEVAHQVYSLDNKNHHVGLGMYGDLEEEMDEKDFLGFVKEKFGLEVIKHSSFNHKKIKRVGVLGGSGASGIRSAAARKCDAYLTGDLKYHDYFLAESKMLICDIGHYESEQFVTQQLFEILSQKFSTFAISKSIEKTNPVNYFI